The Pseudomonadota bacterium DNA window CCCGCAGATCAGCAGCAGCGTGCGCCCCAGGCCTGGCGGCAGGCGCTTGCGCTGCCAGGAGCCAAGGATCACCGCGGTCCCGAGCAGCGGTGTGACTCCCGAGACAAGGGCAACGTAGAGCAGCACGTGTAGGAGATTCGCGGCAGACAAAGCCTCCCCCGCGCCCAGATTGTGGCGATAGGCAGCGCCGCTGATGTACATCCAGAGCCCCGAGGCCGTGCTTGGCTCACCCCACATGGGTGCCCCGGCAGCGGCGCGGATCGGAAGGTAGCTGTAGCTTGCGAGCGCCGAGAGCACCCCCGACATGCTGGTCCAGGCAACGGTGCCCGCTTTGGGCAGCCTTCCGAGACCACGTCCGGTCAGCACGGCCGCTCCGATGAGCGCGGCGCATAGCGCATGGGGCGGGTGCAATGCGGCAGCCAGGCCGGCCGCGAGAGCCGCGCGGTAGAGGGTCGCCGTGCGTCCGTGATGCAGCCATGCGAAGAGCTCGTGTACGCTAGCCAGGGTAAGTGCCAGTGCGATCGAGTAGACCTCGGTGCGGGTGGCTTGCCGCAGCAGGGGCGGAGACAGCAGCAGCGCGAGCGACGCGGCGTCGGCACACAACCGCAAACCGAGACTCGGACGCTCCCGCAACAGCAGGAGCAAGGTGCGAACCAGGCGCGCCGCAAGGACACCGCTTGCAAGTGTCCCGAAAACGCTGAGCAGGGCGGTACGGGCCTCTACGGGTCCCACGGGCAGCAGGCACAGCGCATGAGCCAGCAGTGCGTGCAGCGGCTGCCCCGGTGGATGGGAGCCCCCGAGGCGCCAGGCCGCCGATACAAGCTCGCCGCCGTCGAAGGGCTGGGGTCCGCTGCTGGTGGCAGACGCCAGCGCAGCGCCCGCCAACACGAAGGCCGCCAACCGCAAGCGCTGCTCCAGGGGGGAAGCCGTTTCAGCGTGCTCAGCGCTAGGGCTCCGCATGCGCTCAAGTCTCGCGCACGCCCATCAGACTAGCCAGTGCCCGGTCCAACACCGGCGTCCGGGTAGGCCACGGGCACGACCGCGCGCAGTGCGGCATCGGCAAGAAGGTCCGCGAGCAAGCGCGCGGTGGGGGCCGGGTTTCGGAGCCGACCCTCACCCCCTCCTGGGGTCGGCGGAGAAACCCGGATCGAACTTCCGGCAGAGGGTACTACGAGCGTCCGGCAGCGGCCGCTAGTTGGTCTTCACGACCACACCGAGCACTGCCGAGGCGTAGTTGCGGGAGTTCGGAAGGCCCAGAATCGGGACTTGGGAGAGCTGCGGTATGCGCAGGCTCCAAAGGGGTGGGTTGTTGGTGTTGCCGTTGTAGAACAGCAGGTTGGTCGAGCGTTCGAAGCGGCCATCGAGCCGGAAGATGATGTTCTGCGCGTCGGCCGGCACATACTCGAACGTCAAGGTTCCCGTGAGCAGGTTGCCGCCCCAGAACTCGGTCACCTGGTAGATGGAGTTGTTGCGGTTTGGCTCTGCCAGATACTCGCCTCGGGCCGCGACTGCAAACGACTCGTTGGCCTGGACTCGAGCCGCAAGGCTGGCTCCGTAGAAGATGGACGTATTGTTGATGTTGCCGGTGGCGGCGCTGCTGAAGAGGTTGTCCGCGACGCCGAGGCTGCCGTTGAACACGACGTTGACGATGTCTGCGGAACCGCTGAGGACCAAGTCGACGAAGTGCGCCCACTTCTTGCCGTTGGGCTGGGTCGAACCGTAGTAGCCAACAGCCCCGAAGAACGCCTCGTCCTGTGTGAAACCGAGCTGAAGGCCCAGATCCGGTCCGCGATCCGCGTCGAACTGCTGATTGACACCGTTGACCACGAGCGCCGTCACGCTGACCTGCTCGTTGGGCGCGAAACCCAAACGAAGCCCCTGATGCCAGTATGGCTGCATCAAGTAGTAGAGCGCGCCGCGTGTGTAGTTGAGGTTCTCGAAGCTGTCTGCGACTTCGGCCCCGTAGATGGTGTCGAATTGACCGAAATCGAGCGTGACCTGGTCGTTCGGCTTGTAGGTCACGTACGCCTGCTTGATGAACTGCTGCC harbors:
- a CDS encoding DUF2723 domain-containing protein encodes the protein MRSPSAEHAETASPLEQRLRLAAFVLAGAALASATSSGPQPFDGGELVSAAWRLGGSHPPGQPLHALLAHALCLLPVGPVEARTALLSVFGTLASGVLAARLVRTLLLLLRERPSLGLRLCADAASLALLLSPPLLRQATRTEVYSIALALTLASVHELFAWLHHGRTATLYRAALAAGLAAALHPPHALCAALIGAAVLTGRGLGRLPKAGTVAWTSMSGVLSALASYSYLPIRAAAGAPMWGEPSTASGLWMYISGAAYRHNLGAGEALSAANLLHVLLYVALVSGVTPLLGTAVILGSWQRKRLPPGLGRTLLLICG
- a CDS encoding porin — its product is MQHSQDSRTHRHSEPLAGTLAGVALLACLVVATAGVVRAQAHPDEHGAQTSHEPHAAPDPAAQHHPGEHAPPSVPPPPPVHAPAAHMTAHDTAPAHVAPEPVHSAAAHHGELVGEGHDSAAADSPLNLSLFADAYYNADFNQPPAMDANGAPRHRAFVRTNGFALSFLGVDATYDSGNVGMVANLRFGPSACRLIGHCNAASLNLGQQFIKQAYVTYKPNDQVTLDFGQFDTIYGAEVADSFENLNYTRGALYYLMQPYWHQGLRLGFAPNEQVSVTALVVNGVNQQFDADRGPDLGLQLGFTQDEAFFGAVGYYGSTQPNGKKWAHFVDLVLSGSADIVNVVFNGSLGVADNLFSSAATGNINNTSIFYGASLAARVQANESFAVAARGEYLAEPNRNNSIYQVTEFWGGNLLTGTLTFEYVPADAQNIIFRLDGRFERSTNLLFYNGNTNNPPLWSLRIPQLSQVPILGLPNSRNYASAVLGVVVKTN